One stretch of Prunus persica cultivar Lovell chromosome G1, Prunus_persica_NCBIv2, whole genome shotgun sequence DNA includes these proteins:
- the LOC18790870 gene encoding protein IWS1 homolog A: MTRRNIRRRSTIMVLQSIANIHHPYKHQIQKMIQSMLSIQIRKMNHVKEHVDVRTLSIIQIQKMNQVSEHIEVGRSLLSKHSDSEDEFRYRTRRSEKNHVKHSDLENESHNRARRSGKNPVNHSDSEDGSHYRARRSEKNHVKHSDLEDESLDRTRRSGKNPVNHSDSEDELRYRARRSEKNHVKHSGSEDVSRNRAHRSGKNPVKHSDSEDESRYRAQRSEKNHVKHSDSEDESRKRAGRSEKNLVKHSYSDDESRNRADRGDKNQSIKIGRDDGQGDAKGKHDNLELGKYPMKGRNESHYKRRNVAPKLSEEERAATLKEMRIDAELHKEQRWKRLKKAEENDALEATQAVKSSGRNFLDAVQTSVYGAERGGNSTIEESIRHQTHYLQGRSEASERNAFRR; encoded by the coding sequence ATGACAAGAAGGAAcatcagaagaagaagcaccaTAATGGTGCTTCAAAGCATAGCAAACATTCATCATCCATACAAGCATCAGATTCAGAAAATGATTCAAAGTATGTTAAGCATTCAGATTCGGAAGATGAATCACGTAAAAGAGCACGTCGACGTGAGAACACTGTCAATCATTCAGATTCAGAAGATGAATCAAGTATCGGAGCACATCGAAGTGGGAAGAAGCCTGTTAAGCAAGCATTCAGATTCTGAAGATGAATTCCGTTACAGAACACGGAGAAGTGAGAAGAACCATGTTAAACATTCAGATTTAGAAAATGAATCACATAACAGAGCACGTCGAAGTGGTAAGAATCCGGTTAACCATTCGGACTCCGAAGATGGATCACATTACAGAGCACGGAGAAGTGAGAAGAACCATGTTAAACATTCAGATTTAGAAGATGAATCACTTGACAGAACACGCCGAAGTGGGAAGAATCCTGTTAACCATTCAGATTCCGAAGATGAATTGCGTTACAGAGCACGGAGAAGTGAGAAGAACCATGTTAAGCATTCAGGTTCAGAAGATGTATCACGTAACAGAGCACATCGAAGTGGGAAGAACCCTGTTAAGCATTCAGATTCCGAAGATGAATCCCGTTACAGAGCACAGCGAAGTGAGAAGAACCATGTTAAACATTCAGATTCAGAAGATGAATCACGTAAAAGAGCAGGTCGAAGTGAGAAAAACCTTGTTAAGCATTCATATTCAGATGATGAATCACGTAACAGAGCAGACCGAGGTGATAAGAATCAGTCCataaaaattggaagagaTGATGGTCAAGGtgatgccaagggaaaacatgACAATTTAGAACTAGGAAAATACCCCATGAAAGGTCGGAATGAATCACACTACAAGCGTCGAAATGTTGCTCCTAAACtttcagaagaagaaagagctgCTACGCTAAAGGAGATGCGAATAGATGCTGAGTTGCATAAAGAGCAAAGATGGAAGCGATTGAAGAAGGCTGAGGAGAATGATGCACTGGAAGCTACCCAGGCTGTCAAATCCAGTGGTAGGAACTTCTTGGATGCTGTTCAAACAAGTGTTTATGGTGCTGAGAGGGGAGGAAACTCAACAATTGAGGAGAGTATACGTCACCAAACACATTATTTGCAGGGCAGATCTGAAGCAAGTGAACGCAATGCTTTTCGTCGGTAA
- the LOC109946424 gene encoding uncharacterized protein LOC109946424, whose amino-acid sequence MKFRGNARIVFRLPGSSSKVPEWFTFRNYLDNYDESKFDNLDHDDRSVCNYELPIEIPSASPLDNTKLVLCVVWEITESIVSPCSLEFAFQSHRRDEWRVSGGETEAENVWLECIQWWDCIPLFLHDQLMPPIFRVTVSGKGLRVKSIGAHLVHNSMSRDYDDYYPGKHIDENGLDDILPTATSKRFLYDSGLAIGRPVGSDSFKTLEALPKTEDAPSSSAASKQQASASVPGALFEEKPQSANDAWRKLHLDPLLMTRQREQETLSRIKNNPVQMAMIHNSVDLIGES is encoded by the exons ATGAAGTTTCGTGGCAATGCAAGGATTGTCTTTAGACTACCTGGCAGTAGCAGTAAAGTTCCAGAATGGTTCACTTTTCGTAATTACCTTGATAACTATGATGAGAGTAAATTTGATAACCTTGATCATGATGACAGGAGTGTTTGTAATTACGAACTTCCTATTGAAATTCCTTCGGCTTCCCCATTGGATAACACAAAATtggttttgtgtgttgtttgggAAATTACAGAATCAATTGTTAGCCCTTGTTCTCTTGAATTTGCTTTTCAGAGTCATCGTCGAGATGAATGGCGTGTGTCTGGAGGAGAGACGGAGGCAGAAAATGTGTGGCTGGAATGTAT TCAGTGGTGGGACTGTATCCCATTATTTCTTCATGATCAATTAATGCCGCCTATTTTTCGAGTTACTGTTAGCGGCAAAGGGTTGCGCGTCAAAAGCATTGGGGCCCACTTAGTTCATAACAGTATGTCAAGGGATTATGATGATTATTATCCTGGCAAACATATCGATGAAAATGGATTAGATGATATTTTGCCGACCGCGACCTCGAAACGC TTCTTGTATGATTCGGGATTGGCCATTGGGAGGCCTGTTGGTTCCGATAGTTTCAAAACCCTTGAAGCCTTACCCAAGACCGAAGACGCGCCTTCCTCCTCTGCCGCCTCCAAG CAGCAGGCATCAGCATCTGTGCCCGGAGCTCTGTTCGAAGAAAAGCCTCAATCTGCCAATGATGCTTGGAGGAAGCTCCACTTGGATCCTTTGCTTATGACTCGGCAGCGTGAGCAGGAAACCCTTTCTCGTATTAAGAACAATCCTGTCCAGATGGCCATGATTCACAATTCT GTTGACCTGATTGGGGAATCATGA
- the LOC18793238 gene encoding disease resistance protein TAO1 — protein MRPRHIGIFRNSLIGARRSWAPRALLTKYRQLDTTVDRGGSDRSNISETCEDCDLACEDCSSDRKGISETCEDCGPAYEDGIDGQTPPNFRQKSYSNFIEVWNQSESKFIQNIIEEISKYVLNCVPLEVAEHPVGMQPQIQVMNKLLDLRENDVRMIGVRGTGQIGKTTIGKAVYNSIARKFEGCSSLANVRERSTSHEGSIRLRENLLSDILRAVELDDGVNLIHEVKILDDDKALELFCWHAFKTSEPPLGDYMKLAELAIRYAQGLPLALKVLGSCLCGGSIDKWEAALDGFKSKKIQDVLKISYNALDDIVKEVFLDIACFFKGKSRNYVIETLEACDLSPRYGIEVLIEKALISVEHRDYIRMHDLLEEMGKDIVEQESPTEAEGRSRLWFHKDIEHVLTENTHFKNLACLNFTGSQFLTEIPDLSSSPNLRYLKANRCTSLVNVHPSVGHLDKLEILDFYDCHKLTKFPRKVASKSLIIFRLNGCIKLESFPKIVNKMESLCFLDLERTAIKKLPKSIGHLIGLQEMRLSESAIKELPALVGDLIGLKKLVLFGSAIKELPSSIGNLTALEVLQLGGSAIEELPSSIRNLTALQRLNLEGCENLANLPPEPVLSSQRPRAKI, from the exons ATGCGTCCTAGGCATATTGGAATCTTTAGGAACTCTCTTATTGGTGCGAGGAGATCGTGGGCCCCGCGGGCCCTGTTAACCAAGTATAGGCAGCTTGACACCACGGTCGACC GTGGCGGCTCGGATAGAAGCAATATCtccgagacctgcgaggattgCGACTTGGCCTGCGAAGATTGCAGCTCGGATAGAAAGGGTATCtccgagacctgcgaggattgcggccCGGCCTACGAGGATGGCATTGACG GGCAGACTccgccgaattttcggcagaagtcgTACTCGAATTTCATTGAAGTTTG GAATCAATCTGAATCTAAGTTTATCCAAAACATCATTGAAGAGATTTCAAAATACGTATTAAACTGTGTGCCTTTGGAAGTGGCAGAGCATCCAGTTGGAATGCAACCTCAAATACAAGTTATGAACAAGCTTTTAGATTTGAGGGAAAATGATGTTCGTATGATAGGGGTACGGGGAACTGGTCAAATTGGTAAGACCACAATTGGTAAAGCTGTTTATAATTCAATTGCCCGCAAATTTGAAGGTTGTTCCTCTTTGGCAAACGTTAGAGAAAGGTCAACGTCGCATGAAGGTTCAATCAGATTACGAGAGAATCTTCTTTCTGACATTCTAAGG GCAGTAGAATTAGATGATGGTGTTAATTTAATACATGAGGTCAAGATTTTAGATGATGATAAAGCTCTTGAGCTCTTCTGTTGGCATGCCTTCAAAACAAGTGAGCCTCCTTTGGGTGATTATATGAAACTTGCAGAACTTGCAATACGCTATGCTCAAGGCCTTCCTTTGGCTTTGAAAGTTCTCGGTTCTTGTCTATGTGGTGGAAGTATAGACAAATGGGAAGCTGCATTGGATGGTTTCAAGAGCAAGAAAATTCAAGATGTTCTCAAAATAAGTTACAATGCCTTGGATGATATTGTCAAGGAGGTTTTCCTTGACATCGCATGTTTCTTTAAGGGTAAAAGTAGAAACTATGTGATAGAAACACTAGAAGCTTGTGACCTCAGCCCTAGGTATGGTATTGAAGTACTCATTGAAAAGGCCCTCATAAGTGTTGAACATCGAGATTATATTCGGATGCATGACTTATTAGAAGAGATGGGTAAGGACATTGTTGAGCAAGAGTCGCCCACTGAAGCCGAAGGACGTAGCAGATTGTGGTTTCATAAAGATATCGAGCATGTCCTGACTGAAAATACA cattttaaaaatttggcaTGTTTGAATTTCACGGGATCTCAATTCCTAACTGAAATCCCCGATCTATCCAGCAGCCCAAACTTAAGGTACTTGAAAGCGAATCGTTGTACAAGTTTAGTCAATGTTCATCCATCTGTTGGACATCTTGATAAACTTGAAATATTGGATTTTTATGACTGCCATAAACTCACGAAGTTTCCAAGAAAAGTTGCGTCGAAATCTCTGATAATTTTTCGTCTTAACGGTTGCATAAAGTTGGAGAGTTTCCCAAAAATTGTGAACAAAATGGAATCCTTATGTTTTTTGGACCTTGAGAGAACTGCCATAAAAAAGTTGCCTAAATCAATTGGACATCTCATTGGGCTGCAAGAAATGAGATTATCTGAAAGTGCTATAAAAGAGTTGCCTGCATTAGTTGGAGATCTCATTGGGCTTAAAAAATTGGTCTTATTTGGAAGTGCTATAAAAGAGTTGCCTTCATCAATTGGAAATCTCACTGCCCTAGAAGTTTTACAGTTAGGTGGAAGTGCTATAGAAGAGTTGCCTTCATCAATTAGAAATCTCACTGCGCTTCAGCGATTAAATTTAGAAGGATGTGAAAACCTTGCAAATCTGCCACCAGAGCCGGTCCTGAGCTCTCAAAGGCCTAGGGCGAAAATCTAA